The genomic interval TATAGTCACCTGGTATTTGGCTAATGAGTTCGCCCTTATGTTTGCCATACGGCATGATTGTCGGTATGCGGGCTTTTTCGGACATCTCCCATAAAGCCTCTTCTAGAGAGACAGGGTGTAGATTATTAATCATTTGCCCAACAATCTTGGAGCAAATCCATACATCAGCTAAGGCACTATGGGTATTACGCAATTGCCCCTTAGCGGTATTCCGCTCAAAGTCATAGAGTAAAGCGCTTTGGGTATGACTATCTAGTTCTGGCTAAAGACTGCGTGCAAGTGCCAAAGTGCAAATGCGTTTGACTTCAGGACTACCGATTGCAACCCAATCAAAATCAATGTTGTGACCAATTAAGTATTTAGTGCCAGCAGGCAATTGAAAAGAGCTGCTCGCTGGGCAGTTCACCAACTCTTCATCCATGATGTGATGAGTCGCCAGAGCACCTAAACTGATCTGCTTGCCTGGGTTGTAACGCTGCACCCAAGGATTGTCCACTGCAAATGGATTGAGAGAGGTGACATCGAGAGAGGCTGCTTCAATAATGACAGCATCGTTCTTATCAGTTGCTTCAACATCAAAAATAATGGCTTGGGACATGGGAGCTTTATGGGTTAATTATTTCTATTGTGCCTGCAGTGGTTATGAGCTTACATCTAAATCATCTTAGTGTTCTATTCATTAGCAACTTATACCTCTACGTTCAAATCTTCAAAAATGGAGATTAATCTTTATTCTGAGTGTAATTAGTTCGCAAGTATGCGCTCAGGATAGTGACAACCCTTTCAATGTTCAGGGAAATATCAAGCGTGCCAGTGGCCGCTTGCATATTAATACTAATTACACCGTTCCCATTCAGCCCTGTAATGCATATGCTTTTTTAATTGACTATGAAGCTTCTCAAAATATTGCAGGAGTAGTCGATGTCAAAATTCTTTCTCGATCTGCTAATAAAGTAAGCATAAGCAGAGTTCTAGAGGAAGAAATCCTCTTTTTTCATGTTGAGCTCAAAACCGTAGTGGAATACACCGAAGTGCCATATAACCTTCTGAGCTTTGAGCAAGTCGGTGGCGATGCAAAGTACTTATAAGGGTACTTGGAAAGATGATGCTGCGGTAGGCCTTGATTCGGTAGTGCCAATGGCGGTCATCGCGTATTTTATGAAAAACAATTTCAATGACCGGCTCGAGTCGATGGCCCAAAAAGCAGTGCAATATAAACCCCTAACAGTATTGGCCTGTAAGTAAGTATCTCAGTCGGTATATTGGCAACAAGTCGCTATACACAAAAATAAAGTCTTGGTGTATTGTTAATTTCATTCGCCTTGAGGAGTTCGCACGAAAACCATTCTCACAATCGTTTTAGTTTCCATTTTTTCAGTGACTTTTGCTCAGCAAAAATCTCCGATCATCCAAACAGAGCAGGTGCAACAAGCCATCGCTTGTGGTGTCATTGTTTGTTTGGGATGTGCGCGATACCAAAAGTTAT from Polynucleobacter necessarius carries:
- a CDS encoding putative quorum-sensing-regulated virulence factor — translated: MRNTHSALADVWICSKIVGQMINNLHPVSLEEALWEMSEKARIPTIMPYGKHKGELISQIPGDYKQWLLRQDNVSGYLRKALEAK
- a CDS encoding 3'-5' exonuclease, which codes for MSQAIIFDVEATDKNDAVIIEAASLDVTSLNPFAVDNPWVQRYNPGKQISLGALATHHIMDEELVNCPASSSFQLPAGTKYLIGHNIDFDWVAIGSPEVKRICTLALARSL